In one Phyllostomus discolor isolate MPI-MPIP mPhyDis1 chromosome 8, mPhyDis1.pri.v3, whole genome shotgun sequence genomic region, the following are encoded:
- the TRAPPC1 gene encoding trafficking protein particle complex subunit 1 — translation MTVHNLYLFDRNGVCLHYSEWHRKKQAGIPKEEEFKLMYGMLFSIRSFVSKMSPLDMKDGFLSFQTSRYKLHYYETPTGIKVVMNTDLGVGPIRDVLHHIYSSLYVELVVKNPLCPLGQTVQSELFRSRLDSYVRSLPFFSARAG, via the exons ATGACTGTCCACAACCTGTACCTGTTTGACCGAAATGGAGTGTGTCTGCATTACAGCGAGTGGCACCGCAAGAAGCAAGCGGGGATCCCCAAGGAGGAG gagTTCAAGCTGATGTACGGGATGCTGTTCTCTATCCGCTCGTTTGTCAGCAAGATGTCCCCGCTAGACAT GAAGGATGGCTTTCTGTCCTTCCAGACTAGCCGTTACAAACTCCATTACTACGAGACGCCCACTGGGATCAAGGTTGTCATGAATACTGACTTGGGCGTGGGACCCATCCGAGATGTGCTGCATCACATCTACAGTTCG CTGTACGTGGAGCTGGTGGTGAAGAATCCCCTGTGCCCGCTGGGACAGACTGTACAAAGTGAGCTCTTCCGCTCCCGACTGGACTCCTACGTCCGCTCTCTGCCCTTTTTCTCTGCCAGGGCTGGCTGA
- the KCNAB3 gene encoding voltage-gated potassium channel subunit beta-3 isoform X2 has translation MQVSIACTEQNLRSRSSEDRLCGPRPGPGGGNGGPVGGVHGNPPGGGGPGPKARAAVVHRPPAPAGALRESTGRGTGMKYRNLGKSGLRVSCLGLGTWVTFGSQISDETAEDVLTVAYEHGINLFDTAEVYAAGKRSSYVITTKIFWGGQAETERGLSRKHIIEGLRGSLERLQLGYVDIVFANRSDPNSPMEEIVRAMTYVINQGLALYWGTSRWGAAEIMEAYAMARQFNLIPPVCEQAEHHLFQREKMEMQLPELYHKIGVGSVTWSPLACGLITSKYDGRVPDPCRATIKGYQWLKDKVQSEDGKKQQAKVMDLLPIAHQLGCTVAQLAIAWCLRSEGVSSVLLGVSSAEQLMEHLGALQVLSQLTPQTVTEIDGLLGNKPHSKK, from the exons ATGCAGGTGTCTATCGCGTGTACTGAGCAGAACCTTCGCAGCCGAAGCAGTGAGGACCGTCTGTGTGGAcccaggccaggccccgggggcGGCAATGGTGGGCCGGTTGGCGGGGTGCATGGGAAtcctccaggaggaggagggccaggcCCAAAGGCCCGAGCCGCAGTGGTCCACCGACCCCCAGCGCCCGCTGGGGCCCTCCGAGAGAGCACCGGCCGCGGCACTGGCATGAAATACAG AAACCTAGGAAAGTCTGGTCTTCGGGTGTCCTGTCTTGGCCTAG GTACCTGGGTCACATTTGGTTCTCAGATCTCGGATGAG ACAGCAGAGGATGTGCTGACAGTAGCCTACGAGCATGGTATAAACCTGTTTGACACCGCTGAAGTGTATGCAGCTGGAAA GAGATCAAGTTATGTCATCACCACAAAGATTTTTTGGGGAGGACA GGCAGAAACTGAGCGAGGCTTGAGCCGCAAACACATCATCGAGG GCTTGCGAGGATCTCTGGAACGTCTCCAGCTGGGATATGTGGACATTGTCTTTGCTAATCGCTCAGACCCCAACAGCCCCATGGAGG AGATTGTGCGAGCCATGACCTATGTCATCAACCAGGGCCTGGCCCTATACTGGGGGACATCCCGATGGGGGGCTGCAGAAATCATG GAGGCCTACGCCATGGCCAGACAGTTCAATCTGATCCCCCCGGTGTGTGAACAAGCAGAGCACCATctgtttcagagagagaagatggagaTGCAGCTGCCAGAGCTCTACCACAAGATTG GTGTTGGCTCAGTCACCTGGTCCCCTCTGGCCTGTGGCCTCATCACTAGCAAGTATGATGGGCGAGTCCCAGATCCCTGCAGGGCCACTATCAAG GGCTACCAGTGGCTCAAGGACAAAGTGCAGAGTGAAGATGGCAAGAAGCAACAAGCCAAAGTCATGGACCTTCTCCCCATCGCTCACCAGCTGGGCTGCACTGTGGCACAGCTTGCTATTG CATGGTGTCTCCGCAGTGAGGGTGTCAGCTCCGTCTTGCTGGGGGTGTCCAGTGCAGAGCAGCTGATGGAACATCTGGGTGCCCTACAG GTGCTGAGCCAGCTGACCCCGCAGACCGTCACAGAGATAGACGGACTCCTGGGGAACAAACCACATTCCAAGAAATAA
- the KCNAB3 gene encoding voltage-gated potassium channel subunit beta-3 isoform X1 → MQVSIACTEQNLRSRSSEDRLCGPRPGPGGGNGGPVGGVHGNPPGGGGPGPKARAAVVHRPPAPAGALRESTGRGTGMKYRNLGKSGLRVSCLGLGTWVTFGSQISDETAEDVLTVAYEHGINLFDTAEVYAAGKAERTLGNILKSKGWRRSSYVITTKIFWGGQAETERGLSRKHIIEGLRGSLERLQLGYVDIVFANRSDPNSPMEEIVRAMTYVINQGLALYWGTSRWGAAEIMEAYAMARQFNLIPPVCEQAEHHLFQREKMEMQLPELYHKIGVGSVTWSPLACGLITSKYDGRVPDPCRATIKGYQWLKDKVQSEDGKKQQAKVMDLLPIAHQLGCTVAQLAIAWCLRSEGVSSVLLGVSSAEQLMEHLGALQVLSQLTPQTVTEIDGLLGNKPHSKK, encoded by the exons ATGCAGGTGTCTATCGCGTGTACTGAGCAGAACCTTCGCAGCCGAAGCAGTGAGGACCGTCTGTGTGGAcccaggccaggccccgggggcGGCAATGGTGGGCCGGTTGGCGGGGTGCATGGGAAtcctccaggaggaggagggccaggcCCAAAGGCCCGAGCCGCAGTGGTCCACCGACCCCCAGCGCCCGCTGGGGCCCTCCGAGAGAGCACCGGCCGCGGCACTGGCATGAAATACAG AAACCTAGGAAAGTCTGGTCTTCGGGTGTCCTGTCTTGGCCTAG GTACCTGGGTCACATTTGGTTCTCAGATCTCGGATGAG ACAGCAGAGGATGTGCTGACAGTAGCCTACGAGCATGGTATAAACCTGTTTGACACCGCTGAAGTGTATGCAGCTGGAAA GGCTGAAAGAACTCTAGGCAACATCCTCAAGAGCAAAGGTTGGAG GAGATCAAGTTATGTCATCACCACAAAGATTTTTTGGGGAGGACA GGCAGAAACTGAGCGAGGCTTGAGCCGCAAACACATCATCGAGG GCTTGCGAGGATCTCTGGAACGTCTCCAGCTGGGATATGTGGACATTGTCTTTGCTAATCGCTCAGACCCCAACAGCCCCATGGAGG AGATTGTGCGAGCCATGACCTATGTCATCAACCAGGGCCTGGCCCTATACTGGGGGACATCCCGATGGGGGGCTGCAGAAATCATG GAGGCCTACGCCATGGCCAGACAGTTCAATCTGATCCCCCCGGTGTGTGAACAAGCAGAGCACCATctgtttcagagagagaagatggagaTGCAGCTGCCAGAGCTCTACCACAAGATTG GTGTTGGCTCAGTCACCTGGTCCCCTCTGGCCTGTGGCCTCATCACTAGCAAGTATGATGGGCGAGTCCCAGATCCCTGCAGGGCCACTATCAAG GGCTACCAGTGGCTCAAGGACAAAGTGCAGAGTGAAGATGGCAAGAAGCAACAAGCCAAAGTCATGGACCTTCTCCCCATCGCTCACCAGCTGGGCTGCACTGTGGCACAGCTTGCTATTG CATGGTGTCTCCGCAGTGAGGGTGTCAGCTCCGTCTTGCTGGGGGTGTCCAGTGCAGAGCAGCTGATGGAACATCTGGGTGCCCTACAG GTGCTGAGCCAGCTGACCCCGCAGACCGTCACAGAGATAGACGGACTCCTGGGGAACAAACCACATTCCAAGAAATAA
- the RNF227 gene encoding RING finger protein 227, which yields MQLLVKVPSLPELGELDCNICYRPFNLRGRAPRRLPGTARARCGHTLCTACLHELVARGDRSGAAARMVRLRRIVTCPFCRAPTPLPRGGVTEVAVDPDLWSRLEGKARAEREPDEAGSPVREGGEADRETDDEEEESEKGSRSRNAGWRTVRRLLDRLMAPARRWRRPLPSNVLYCPEIKDFAHMTRCTL from the exons ATGCAGCTCCTGGTGAAGGTGCCATCTCTTCCAGAGCTGGGAGAGCTGGACTGCAACATCTGCTACCGGCCCTTCAACCTCCGGGGCCGCGCGCCCCGCCGCCTTCCCGGAACGGCGCGTGCCCGCTGTGGTCACACACTCTGCACCGCCTGCTTGCACGAGTTGGTGGCGCGCGGCGACCGCAGTGGGGCGGCAGCGCGCATGGTGCGCTTGCGCCGCATCGTCACATGCCCCTTCTGCCGCGCGCCCACCCCACTCCCGCGCGGCGGGGTCACGGAGGTCGCTGTGGACCCAGACTTGTGGTCGCGGTTGGAGGGAAAAGCTCGTGCGGAACGTGAACCTGATGAAGCAGGTAGCCCGGTAAGGGAAGGTGGCGAAGCCGACAGAGAGACCGAcgatgaggaagaggagagcgAGAAGGGGTCTAGGTCGAGGAACGCGGGGTGGCGCACTGTCCGGCGGCTCTTGGACAGGTTGATGGCTCCCGCGCGCCGCTGGCGGCGCCCGCTGCCTAGCAACG TGCTATACTGTCCGGAGATCAAGGACTTTGCCCACATGACCCGCTGCACACTGTAA